A region from the Bombyx mori chromosome 15, ASM3026992v2 genome encodes:
- the Inx2 gene encoding innexin 2, with protein sequence MFDVFGSVKGLLKLDSVCIDNNVFRLHYKATVIILIAFSLLVTSRQYIGDPIDCIVDEIPLAVMDTYCWIYSTFTIPNRLIGRVGKDYVQPGVGPHVEGQDEVKYHKYYQWVCFVLFFQAILFYVPRYLWKTWEGGRIKMLVLDLNCPIVEDECKSGRKKLLVDYFHTNLHTQNFYAFRFFICEVLNFINVVGQIFFMDFFLDGEFSTYGSDVVSFTEMEPEERVDPMARVFPKVTKCTFHKYGPSGTVQKFDGLCVLPLNIVNEKIYVFLWFWFMILSILSGISLLYRMAVVAGPRVRLYLLRARSRLAPQEQIEAVARKLQIGDWFVLYQLGKNIDPLIYKELMTELAEKFEGNDKV encoded by the coding sequence ATGTTTGACGTTTTCGGCTCCGTAAAGGGGCTTCTCAAGCTCGACTCTGTGTGCATCGACAACAATGTGTTCCGCTTACATTACAAAGCCACCGTGATTATCTTGATCGCGTTCTCGCTTCTCGTCACGTCGCGACAGTACATCGGTGACCCGATTGACTGCATCGTTGATGAAATCCCGCTCGCCGTTATGGACACGTACTGCTGGATATACTCTACTTTCACCATCCCGAACAGACTTATCGGCCGCGTCGGAAAGGATTACGTGCAACCCGGCGTCGGCCCACATGTCGAAGGACAAGACGAAGTTAAATATCACAAATATTATCAGTGGGTTTGTTTTGTGTTATTCTTTCAAGCAATCCTGTTTTATGTTCCCCGCTACTTGTGGAAAACGTGGGAAGGAGGCCGCATCAAGATGTTGGTCCTGGATCTTAACTGTCCCATCGTTGAAGACGAGTGCAAGTCGGGTCGTAAAAAGCTACTTGTCGACTATTTCCACACGAACTTGCACACTCAAAACTTTTACGCTTTCCGATTCTTTATATGTGAAGTTCTCAACTTTATCAACGTAGTGGGTCAAATATTCTTCATGGACTTCTTTTTGGACGGAGAATTTTCAACTTATGGCAGTGACGTGGTCAGCTTCACAGAAATGGAGCCCGAGGAACGCGTGGACCCGATGGCCAGAGTGTTTCCTAAAGTAACTAAATGCACCTTCCATAAATACGGTCCATCCGGTACGGTGCAGAAATTCGATGGCTTGTGTGTTTTGCCATTGAATATCGTCAACGAGAAGATCTACGTGTTCCTCTGGTTTTGGTTTATGATACTATCTATCCTGAGTGGAATTTCTTTGTTATACCGCATGGCCGTTGTCGCTGGACCCCGCGTCCGTCTCTACTTGCTGCGCGCACGCAGTCGCCTTGCGCCACAAGAGCAAATCGAAGCCGTAGCCCGCAAGCTACAGATCGGCGACTGGTTCGTTTTGTACCAACTCGGGAAGAACATTGATCCACTGATTTATAAAGAACTGATGACCGAGCTAGCGGAGAAGTTTGAAGGAAACGACAAAGTATAG